A window of Pectobacterium carotovorum genomic DNA:
AAAGTGCTGTTACTGGACGAGCCAACGCGGGGCATTGATGTCGGTGCCAAGGCCGATGTGTTTGAAATGATGGTTGGGCTGTCCGAACAGGGCATCGGCGTGCTGTTTTCTACCTCGGATCTGAAAGAAATTATGGCGGTATCGGACCGCATTTTGGTGATGTCGAATGGCAAACTGACGGCGAATATTTCGCGTCAAGCGGCCAGCGAGTCGGCATTGGTTTCGGCAAGTGCACAAGGGTTCTGACATGAAAACGACTCACCTTCCGGCGGCGTCAGGCGCGCTATCACCGGGTAAGTTTGTACGCTCACGAGAGAGCATCCTGCTATTGATTCTCAGGCTGCGCACGTTTATCGCGCTGTTCCTGATTTTGGGGTTCTTTGCCTTCACGGTGCCCGGGTTTTTGGCGACGGGTAGCCTGATCATCATGGTGAAGCACATTGCCATCAATGCGTTTCTGGCGCTGGGGATCACGTTTGTCATCATCACCGCGGGGATTGATCTGTCGATCGGCGCCACGCTGGGGCTGTGCGGCATGGTGGCGGGCTACATGATTACTCAGGGAATTGTGCTGCCGATGTTCGGCGTCGCGATTTTCCCCAGCGTGTGGGTCATCGTGCCTGTCGTGCTGCTGATTGGCGCGCTCATCGGGGCTATCAACGGTTGGATCATCACGCGGTATAACGTTGCGCCTTTTATTTGCACGCTCGGGACGATGTACATCGTGCGTGGGGCATCAATGCTGATTTCCGGCGGGGAGACGTTCCCCGGCTTGGGCGGTAACCCGCAATTGGGCAACACCGGCTTTGAGCTGATTGGCTCCGCTACGATCCTGGGGCTACCGCTGGCTATCTGGCTGATGCTGGTGCTGGCCGTGGTGATTGCCTACGTGGCGCGCCGCCTGCCGTTCGGCCGTCATGTCTATGCCATTGGTGACAACGAACGTGCCGCTGAACTTTCCGGCGTCAAAGTGCGTCAGGTCAAAGTCTGGGTCTACACCATTTCCGGCTTCTGTGCGGCTATCGCGGGCATCGTGGTGTCCTCTCAACTGGTCGCCAGCCATCCGGCAACCGGCACCGCCTTTGAAATGAACGCGATCGCTGCCGTGGTACTCGGCGGAACGTCATTGGCGGGCGGGCGCGGCACGATTCTGGGCACGCTGATTGGCGCGTTTGTTATCGGGATTCTTGCCGACGGGCTGGTGATGATGGGCGTGAGTGAATTCTGGCAGATGGTGATTAAAGGTATCGTCATCATTGTGGCGGTGATTATCGACCAGATGCAAAACCGGATGCAGCACAAGGCCGCCATTGTGTCACAAAAGGCCGCGGCGGAAGGAACCTAGTTAATGAAGGTACACAGGCACGTGGTTAATTAAGCGTAACTAGCACGGGGCGTTGAGTCGCGGCGGGATTGATGTCGGTAGGTATACCGAGGCCCGATTTGAACGCAATTTTTTTTGATTTGATGTGAATAAATATTCGTTTTTGAGTAAAAATTCAAGCGAGGTGAAGTATGAATCCGTACGCATTGTCGGTGGAGGCGCTGACGCACAAAGCCCGCGCCATTCGTCGCCGCATTATTCATCTGAATGCCAATAGCCCGGCTGGCGGGCACACGGGCGCCGATCTGTCACAGGTTGAGATTCTGACGGCGCTGTATTTTCGCATTCTTAACTGTGCGCCGGAGCGCCTTCAGGATCCGCAGCGGGATATTTACATCCAGTCAAAAGGCCATGCGGTTGGCGGCTATTACTGCTGCCTGGCGGAAGCGGGCTATTTCCCAGAAGCGTGGCTGGCAACCTATCAGCACCCCGATTCGCATTTGCCGGGGCATCCGGTTAAGCACAAGACGCCGGGGATTGAACTGAACACCGGTGCGCTGGGGCACGGGCTGCCGGTTGCCGTCGGTATTGCGCTGGCGGCGAAGCGCGATAACAGCCCGCGCCGGGTGTTCGTTCTGACGGGCGATGGTGAGCTGGCGGAAGGCAGCAACTGGGAAGCGGCGCTAGCGGCAGCGCATTACCAACTGGATAACCTGATCATCATCAATGACAAGAACAAGCTGCAACTGGCAGGGCCGACGAGTTCCATCATGAACACCGATCCGCTGGCGGAGAAGTGGCAGGCTTTTGGTTTAGCGGTCACGGAATGCGCGGGCAATGACATGCGTTCAGTGGTCGAAACGCTGGAGAATCTGCCGCGCAACGGCAAGCCGAACGTGGTGATTGCGAATACGGAGAAAGGCGCGGGCGTGTCGTTTATTCAGGGGCGGGCTGAATGGCATCACCGGGTGCCGAAAGGCGAGGAAATTGCACTGGCGCTGGAGGAATTAAAAGATGAGTAACGCAGAACATCTGGCAACCGTCATGGTCGAGCAGTTCATTAAGGCCGTCGAACAGGGGATTGATTTAGTCCCGGTGTTGGCGGATTCAAGCTCAACGGCGAAGATTTCGCCTTTCATACAGCGTTTTCCTGACCGTATTGTCAACGTGGGGATTGCAGAACAAACCATGGTGGGGACGGCGGTAGGGCTGTCTATCGGTGGCAAGATTGCAGTGACCTGTAACGCAGCCCCGTTTTTGATCTCCCGCGCGAATGAACAGCTCAAAGTCGACGTCTGTTACAACAACAGCAACGTCAAACTGTTTGGGCTGAATGCGGGCTGTAGCTATGGTCCGCTCGCCAGCACGCACCACAGTATTGACGACATCGCGGTGCTGAGAGGGTTTGGCAATATTGAGATCTACGCGCCGTCCAGCCCGGAAGAGTGCCGTCAGATTATCGATTATGCGCTTGAACATCAGGGGCCAGTCTATATCCGCCTTGATGGGAAACCGCTGCCTGCCTTGCACGATGAGCAGTACCGCTTTGTGCCGGGGCAGATCGATGTGCTGCGCAAAGGTCGCGATATCACGCTGGTCGGGCTGGGGTCGACCGTGCATGAAATTGTGATGGCTGCTGAATTATTAGCAGAAAAAGGACTTTCCGCTACGGTGGTTAATCTTTCCTCTATCCGCCCGTGCAATACTCAGCAATTGCTTGAAATTCTGAGTGAAACACCTCGAGTCATCACAGTCGAGGAACATAACGTCAACGGCGGTGCAGGCAGTCTGGTAGCGGAAGTGCTGGCGGAAGCGGGCAGCGGAATTCCTCTTGTGCGGTTGGGAATTCCCGATGGTCAATACGCGATTGCCGCCGATCGGAGCGCGATGCGAGCGCATCACGGGCTGGACGCGACGGGCATTGTCAACGCGGCACTGCGTCTTTGCCCGGGAGGCTGATGATGTTTACGCCAGTTATTTTGGCAATCGATGAAGGGACGACGAACGCTAAAGCGATTGCCGTCGATGAGCGGGGGCGCATTCTGGCTAAAGCGGCGGTCGCTTTGCAGGTGACGCACCCGCAGCCGGGCAGAGCCGAGCAGGATGCGATGGCGATCTGGCGTGCGGTTTGTCAGGCGGCAGAAGCCTGCCTGTCGTCATTACACCGGGTTCAGGTGGTGGGGGTGGCGATCAGTAATCAGCGCGAGTCGGTGCTGATTTGGGACAGGCGAACCGGAAAGCCGCTGACGCCGTTGGTCAGTTGGCAAGATCGTCGCGCGGAGAAATTCTGTCAGGCCTTGCAGGGCAGTGCGGAGGCGCGCCTGATTGAATCCCGCACCGGGCTACAGGTTGATCCACTTTTTCCCGCCGCCAAACTTCATGCCATGCTGGCGGAATTGCCGGACGGCGTATCCCGCGCGATGCAGGGGGAACTGTGCATCGGAACGGTGGATTGCTGGCTTAACTGGCAGTTTAGCGGCGGGCGAGCGTATTCCACCGACTATTCCAACGCGGCGAGAACCCAGTTGTTTAATATCCACCGTGGCTGCTGGGATGAGGATCTGCTGGCGCTGTTCGGCATTCCCAGCGTCTGTCTGCCCGCCGTCACGCCGTCCTCGGCGTTACACGGTCACACCGGCGTGACGGGCATCAGTGGACTTGCCGCTGGTGTACCGATTGTGGCGTTGATTGGTGATTCCCATGCAGCGCTGTACGGTCAGGGCATTACTCAAAGCGGTGAAATCAAGGCGACATACGGCACCGGTTCGTCGCTGATGACCACCATCAACACGCCACATCAACAGGCTGAAGGGCTTAGCACCACGATTGCCTGGCACGATGGTGAAGTGCGCTACGCACTGGAAGGCAACATTACCCACACGGGGTCGGGATTTGCCTGGATTGGTCAGATGCTGGGCATCCCTTCTGTTACGCAACTGACCGAACTGGCGCTCAGTGCTGAGTCTAATCAGGACGTTTTCTTTGTTCCTGCGTTATCTGGGCTGGGCGCGCCTTATTGGGATGTGCAAGCGCGTGGCCTGCTGTGCGGCCTATGCGATGCCACCACACCCGCCATCATCGCCCGTGCTGGGCTGGAAGCTATCGCGTATCAGATTGCCGATGTCTTTTTCGCGATGGAGCAGGCGTCGCAGGCCGCGTTACCCGCGCTGCGCGTCGACGGCGGCGCGACACAAAACCGCTGGCTGATGCAGTTTCAGGCCGATCTCTTGCAACGCCCATTGATTCGCAACCATAACGCGGAAGTGTCGGCGCTGGGTGCCGCTTATCTGGGCGGAAAAATGCTGGGGTGGTGGGAACACAGCGAACAGATTGCCGCGTTGCCCAGAGAAGTTGAGATCATCGAGCCGTCGACGACAAACCACGCCATTTTGGAAAGCTATCAACAGTGGCGAACGGCGGTGGCGCGTGCGCGTCTGCGGCCTGAGCCATAACCATTTTTAACCGTAAGACATTTTTAGCAGTAAAAAATGTTAGCAGTAAGAACCTATCCGATACGAAAGAAAAGATAAGCAGCTCAACACCATTACAAATCAATGAGGTGACTTTTATGGCAACGTATACCTATCCAGAATTTGGTGCCGGTTTGTGGCATTTTGCGAATTATATCGACCGCTATGCTGTTGACGGTTACGGCCCAGCATTGAGCACGATCGATCAGATCAAAGCGGCGAAAGAGGTTGGCGAACTTTCTTATGTCGACTTGCCTTATCCCTTCACGCCGGGCGTGACGCTCAGTGAAGTGAAAGATGCGCTGAAAGATGCGGGACTGAAGGCGATTGGCATCACGCCGGAAATTTATCTGCAAAAATGGTCGCGCGGTGCGTTTACCAATCCCGATCCGGCGGCTCGAGCGGCGGCGTTTGAATTAATGCACGAATCTGCCGGTATTGTGCGTGAACTGGGTGCGAATTACGTCAAAGTCTGGCCGGGTCAGGATGGCTGGGATTATCCATTCCAGGTCAGCCATAAAAACCTGTGGAAGCTGGCGGTTGATGGCATGCGCGATCTGGCTGGCGCTAACCCTGATGTGAAATTCGCTATCGAGTACAAGCCGCGTGAACCGCGCGTGAAAATGACCTGGGATTCTGCTGCGCGAACGCTGCTGGGCATTGAGGATATCGGGTTGGATAACGTGGGCGTGCTGCTGGACTTCGGGCATGCGCTGTATGGCGGCGAATCCCCAGCCGATTCTGCCCAGTTGATTATCGATCGCGGCCGGCTGTTCGGCATGGATGTGAACGATAACCTGCGCGGCTGGGATGACGATCTGGTGGTTGGCACCGTGCATATGACCGAGATCTTCGAATTCTTCTACGTGCTGAAAATCAACAACTGGCAGGGCGTCTGGCAGCTCGATCAGTTCCCGTTCCGTGAGAACCACGTTGAGGCGGCACAGCTGTCTATCCGCTTCCTGAAACACATCTATCGCGCGCTAGAGAAGCTGGATATCCCGGCGCTTCAGGCGGCACAGGAAGCACAAAACCCGTTACAGGCGCAGCGGATTGTGCAGGATGCGCTGCTGTCATCCATTAACGTTAGCGAGTAATCCCACCACCGTTCGTCAGGCGCAGAGCAGGGGAATCATTCTGCGTCTGACATTACCGCTAACCGCTAGTGATAAACGAATTAGATCAGCGTCTTGGCGGTTAATCGATCGGTAATCAACACATCAACGTAGTGTCCCGTTAGCGCGCCGCGAATAGCTGCACTTTTCTCGATACCGCCCGCCAGCGCCACCACGCGTGGACACTGACGCAGCTGTGGCAACGCCATACCAATCACCGGATCTTCATCGTCCTGTAGCACTGGTTCGCCTTCCGCGTTGTAGTAATGCAGGCATAAATCCCCGACGGCACCGCGTTCGGCGAGCTGTTGCAACATCGCTTCGTGATAATAGTTGCCGGAGTTTTTCAGCAGCTGCGACGGTTCCAGTACGCCAATACCGACAAGCGCCAGACTCACCTCGCTGAACTTATCAACCACGCTGGAAACCTCATCGCTGGTCACCAAACGGGCGCGATCTTCCACCGATCGTTCGATACTCTGCGCGGGCAAGAGGTAGGCGGGGCAACTGAGCTGATTGGCTAAGGTTTGCGTCAGGATCGTCGCTTGCACGTTGCCGTTCGGCCCAACGCCACCTAACAATTGGATGACGCCCTGCGCCTTGACGCTTTGTGGATGCAGGCTGTCCACCATCGCCCGCAGCGTGCTGCTCCAGGACGAGATACCGACCAGATCGTCAGGGCGGATACTGGTTTGGACATAGTGTGCGGCAGCAGAGCCAATCGCCTGCTTGATTTGTGCCAGCGTGGCGTTATCGGCGACATCCACCACGATAGCCTGATCGATGCCGTAGCGCTTCTGAACCGCCGCTTCCAGCCCCATGAACATGTTCGGGGGTTGAATTACGCTGATTTTGACCACACCTTCTTTAACACAGCGCGTGATAGCGCGGGAGACAAAAGACTGTGAGAGATGAAGTGAGGCGGCAATTTCTGCTTGTTTCATCCCTTCGCTATAATAGAGCGTAGCGATCTTGACCAATAATCGCTGTTCGTCCTGCTTTGACATGACTTTTCCCCTTGCTGGCTTGCTGCTGTCATTTTTATTCAGCACAGAATAAATAACAAGCGTAGACGGCAGTGGAGCGCGGTTCTTGATTTCCCTGTCTGCGCCGGACATGGTAATTTAATGGGGCTTTTCGCCAAAATTTGGCATAATTCATCCGGTTAATGGATATCACAGGAAGGACAATGTGAAATATTTGCTGATTTTTTTACTCGTGCTGGCGATATTCATCATTTCTGTCACACTGGGTGCGCACAACGATCAGGTTGTGACATTTAACTACCTGCTGGCACAGGGGGAGTATCGTATCTCCACACTGCTCGCCACGCTGTTTGCCTTGGGTTTTGCTCTTGGCTGGGTTATCTGTGGTCTGTTTTATCTGCGTCAGCGCATTGCGCTTGGCCGTGCACAACGTAAAATCAAGCGTCTGGAACAACAGCTTTCTACCTCTACCGAGGAGAATGTGACGCCAGTGCAGACGGCCACCCACTAAGGAATTCTCTCTATGTTAGAACTGCTGTTTCTGTTGCTGCCCGTGGCCGCCGCGTACGGCTGGTACATGGGGCGCAGAAGTGCGCAGCAGGACAAAGAGCAGGAATCCAACCGCCTGTCCCGTGAATATGTCACCGGGGTTAACTTCCTGTTGTCCAATCAGCAAGATAAGGCGGTGGAACTGTTCCTCGACATGCTCAAGGATGACAGCAACACCTTTGAAGCCCACCTCACGCTCGGTAACCTGTTCCGTTCGCGCGGCGAAGTTGACCGTGCGATTCGCATCCATCAGGCGCTGACTGAAAGCGCATCGTTAACCTTTGAACAACGTCTGCTGGCGGTGCAACAGCTGGGCCGTGACTACATGGCCGCCGGTCTGTATGACCGCGCTGAAGAAAGTTTCAACCAGTTGGTGGATGAAGAAGATTTTCAGCGCAGTGCCTTGCAGCAACTTTTACAGATCTATCAGGCGACCAGCGATTGGCCGACGGCAATCGATGTGGCGGAAAAACTGGTCAAGATGGGAAAAGACCAGCTTCGCGTGGACATCGCGCATTTTTACTGTGAATTGGCGCTGTTGGCGATGGGCAGCGACGATCTGGATAAGGCGCTAACTCTCCTGAAAAAAGGGGCGACGGCGGACAGTCAATGCGCCCGTGCGTCTATCATGATGGGACGCATCTACATGGCGCAGCAGGATTATTCGCGTGCCGTGGAGGCCCTGCGACAGGTTCTCGATCAGGATAAAGAGCTGGTTAGCGAAACGCTGCCGATGCTGCAAGAGTGCTATCAGCATTTAGATCAGCCTTTGGATTGGGCGAATTTCCTTAGACGCTGCGTAGAAGAAAATACCGGTGCGACGGCCGAATTGATGCTGGTCGACATCCTCGAAAGAGAAGAGGGAGCCGAAGTTGCACAGGCTTATATTAACCGCCAGCTTCAACGCCACCCCACGATGCGTGTGTTCCATCGCCTGATGGATTTTCACCTGCATGAAGCGGAAGACGGACGAACAAAAGAAAATCTTCAGGGATTGCGCGACATGGTGGGCGAACAGATTCGCACCAAACCCCGCTACAGCTGCCGTAAATGTGGCTTCACGTCACAATCACTCTATTGGCAATGTCCTTCCTGCCGCACCTGGGCCAGCGTAAAGCCAATCCGTGGGCTCGACGGCCAGTAACGTCTCACTCGGTATCGCACGGATGTTCTTTAACGTATTTTAGTTACAACATACTAGTGATTGTGTGTGATTTCCGTTTCAGCAGGCTTCTTTAACGCCATTGGTCTTCAGGCGGCTGGGATTTCAGGGGCGGGGCATGTAGAATGCGGCGGGAATTTTAGCTTCGCAATAGACTGGGTGACGAATGAAAAACGAGAATCTACAGCAAAAGAATCAAACGGTATCATCCCCGATTGTGGTCGCACTGGACTATGCCAATCAGCAGGCGGCGCTGTCGTTTGTTGACCGTATCGATCCGCAGGACTGCCGTTTGAAGGTAGGCAAAGAGATGTTTACCTTATTCGGCCCACAGTTCGTGCAGACGCTACAACAGCGCGGCTTTGATGTGTTTCTCGATCTGAAATTCCATGATATTCCGAACACTGTCGCTCACGCCGTTGCGGCCGCCGCCGATCTTGGCGTGTGGATGGTGAATGTCCACGCCAGCGGCGGTTCGCGCATGATGACGGCGGCGAAAGAGGCGCTGGTGCCGTTTGGTAAAGAGGCACCGCTGCTGATTGCCGTAACCGTGTTAACCAGCATGGACGAAGACGATCTGCGCGGGCTCGGCATTACGCTTAGCCCGGCAGAGCAGGCGGAAAAGCTGGCCGTGCTAACGCATAACAGCGGGCTGGATGGCGTGGTGTGTTCCGCGCATGAAGCGCAGCGGTTGAAGCAGGTATGCGGGCAGGCATTTAAGTTGGTCACGCCGGGAATTCGTCCCGCAGGCAGTGACGTTGGCGATCAGCGCCGCATCATGACGCCGATTCAGGCACAGCAGGCGGGTGTGGATTACATGGTGATTGGACGTCCGATCACCCAATCAGCGGACCCCGCACAGACACTGCGTGAGATTCGCGCGTCATTGTTAAACGGTGCGGCATCATGAACATGCGTCGTGACGAAAATAGCCAACTGGTTTACTCCACGGAAACCGGGCGTATTAAGCCGGAAGAAGAACAAGTAGTTCGGCCAAAAGGCGACGGCATCGTGCGTATCCAGCGTCAGACGAGTGGGCGCAAAGGAAAAGGTGTCTGCCTGATTAGCGGCCTCGATCTTGCCGATGCTGCGCTGGATAAGCTGGCGGCTGAATTGAAGAAAAAATGTGGCTGCGGTGGTTCAGTGAAAGACGGCGTGATAGAAATCCAGGGAGATAAGCGCGACCTGCTAAAACAGCTGCTGGAAGCGAAAGGCATGAAGGTTAAGCTGGCTGGCGGCTAAAGCATATAAAGCAGCAGGTTTACTCCCGTTAACCTGCTGCCCACAAATTCGTTATTTATCGACCTGACGACCAATCAGCCCGCCGATAGCCGCACCGCCCAGTGTTCCTAATGTTCCGCCATCCGTTAAGATAGCCCCACCTACTGCACCCGCACCGGCACCAATCGCGGTATTACGGTCACGTTTGGACATGTTTGAACAGCCTGCAAGCGTTACAGCAAGCGTAATTGCCAGAGCGGCTGTTGCAAAACGTTTGTTTAATTTCATCTTTTTCCCCTTTCTGCTCTTGGTCTCACGTTTCTTGTGAGGAAATATCGAACAACGTACTTTTTGCGGTATTAAATAAAGAAATCGAGCCTTTTACCGCTTGATGACAAGTATAATCATCGGGAAAAACGGCAACAGGTAAAAAATCTTAATTCCCCTGCGTTATGTTAACGATAGCAACAATTGATAAGTTTGGCTGTTTTTTAACCAAATCTGTGGGGTGTCTCTTTCTTTTTCCCATAGCAGAACACCGCTAGGTCTTTAGCGATTTAGCCCATAGCGACGAACTCGTCAGGCCGCGAGAATGGTGTTATCGCGCCGAGGGGAGGCTGTTATGTTAGAAACGCTAAAAAAACAGGTGTTGGAAGCCAATCTGGCCTTGCCGCAGCACAATCTGGTGACGTTTACCTGGGGAAATGTCAGCGCGGTGGATCGACAGCGCGGCCTGATGGTGATCAAGCCTTCCGGCGTGGAGTATTCTGCCATGACGCTGGAGGACATGGTTGTGGTTGAGCTGGAAAGTGGCAAGGTGGTGGAGGGGACGAAGAAACCGTCGTCAGATACCGATACCCACCGCGTGCTGTATCTGGAATTTGCCGATATCGGCGGTATTGTGCATACCCATTCCCGCCATGCCACGATCTGGGCGCAAGCCGGTAAAGATATCCCCGCTTGGGGAACAACGCATGCGGACTATTTTTATGGCCCGATTCCCTGCACACGTCTGATGACGGACGGGGAAATCAACGGTCGCTATGAGTGGGAAACGGGAAGGGTGATCGTCGAAACCTTCCGCCAGTGTGGCATTTCTCCGGTGGATGTTCCTGCCGTATTGGTTAACTCACATGGCCCCTTCGCCTGGGGGAAAGATGCAGACAACGCGGTGCACAACGCCGTTGTTCTGGAAGAGCTTGCCTACATGGGGATTTTCTCGCGCCAGTTGACGCCTCAACTGGGCGAGATGCAGCAAACGCTGTTGGATAAACACTATTTACGCAAGCACGGCAAGAACGCCTATTACGGACAATAAACCGCAGCGATTCCTTCACGTTACCTTTAAGTCACATAGCGCCGCAAATACGGCGCTATTGTTATTTGTGGGGCTTGATGACCTCGCTCCTGAACGGCACGAGTTCCGTGCTAAATCCGTAAGGGGGCGGCCATAAAAAATCCCTCCGCGAGGGAGGGATTGAGTGATAAACGCCGATGGTGTTTAAGGCTGAGCGCCGTCTCGTAAGACAATTGGGCTCTCTTTTGCCGTTGGGACATCGCTATTCATCGCACGACGAATGACGAAGAAGGCGGATATCAGCATTGTCACAGCCACCAGCATGAAGAACCCGCACAGCGCGGCGTTGATCTGGTTACTGAAGACAATGGTTTCCATGTCTTTAATCGATTTGGCCGGTGCGATCAGCGTATTCTGTTCAATACCCGCCGCGAAGCGTTTCGCCTGAGCCAGAAAGCCGATACTCGGTTTTTCATGGAAAATTTTCTGCCAACCCGCCGTCATCGATGTAATAAACAGCCAGATGGTAGGCACGATAGTCACCCACGCATAGCGCTGTTTCTTCATCTTAAACAACACCACGGTGCCGAGAATCAACGCCATCGAGGCCAGCATCTGGTTACCGATACCGAACAGCGGCCAGAGCGTGTTGATACCGCCCAGCGGGTCGATCACACCCTGATAGACGAAGAATCCCCAGCCGGAGACGGCAACGGTCGTACCGGCAAGATTCCCCAGCCAGGAGTGGCTGTTAGCCAGTCTTGGAATCGCGATACCGACCAGATCCTGCACCATGAAGCGACAGGCGCGCGTCCCGGCGTCAACGGCGGTCAGAATGAACAACGCTTCAAACAGAATCGCGAAGTGATACCAGAATGCCATCATCGCCCGGCTGTTAAAGATTTCCGTGATGATGTAGGCCATACCGACCGCGAAGGTCGGTGCACCACCGGCGCGGGAAAGAATAGAGGCTTCGCCAACGTCATTGGCAATGGCACTCAATTCCTGCGGGGTAATCACAAATCCCCAGTTATTGATGGCTAACGAGGCGCTCTCAACCGTGGTGCCGATCAAGGCGGCGGGTGAGTTCATGGCGAAGTAGATACCCGGTTCGATAACCGAGGCACAAATCAGCGCCATAATCGCCACGAAGGATTCCATCAGCATGGCACCATAGCCGATGAAGCGGATATGACTTTCTCGTTCAATCAACTTCGGCGTGGTGCCGCTGGAAACCAGTGCGTGGAAGCCGGAAATCGCGCCGCAGGCGATGGTGATAAACAGGAAGGGGAACAGCGTACCCGAGAAGACCGGGCCGCTGCCGTCAATAAAACGAGAAACGGCAGGCATTTTCATTTCCGGCATCGCGAATACAATACCGAAGGCCAGCCCGACAATAACCCCGATTTTCAGGAACGTAGAGAGATAATCACGCGGTGCCAGCAGCAGCCAGACGGGCAGGACGGATGCCACGAAGCCGTAAATCACCAATACCCAGGTGAGTGACGTCCCTTTCAGCGTGAAAAACGGCCCCCAGTAAGGGTGTACAGCGATGTTGCCGCCGTAGACAATCGCCAGCATCATCAGCACAAAGCCGATGATGGACACTTCAGCGATTTTGCCCGGGCGTAAAAAGCGCATGTAAACGCCCATGAAGAGCGCGATAGGGATGGTGGCGGCAATCGTGAACAATCCCCACGGACTTTCTGCCAGCGCCTTAACGACGACCAGCGCCAGCGCCGAGAGAATGATGATCATCACGCCCAGCGCACCGAGCATCGTGATAATACCCGCGAACGTGCCCAGCTCCTGTTTTGCCATCTCACCCAGAGAACGACCGTCTCGGCGGGTTGAGATAAACAGCACCAGAAAATCCTGCACGGCACCCGCCAGCATCACGCCGACCAGAATCCAGATCGTACCGGGTAGGAAGCCCATCTGTGCGGCGAGAATCGGCCCGACCAGCGGCCCGGCCCCGGCGATGGCGGCAAAGTGGTGGCCGAACAGTACCCATTTATTGGTGGGAACGTAATCCAGACCGTCGTTATGACGTTCCGCCGGTGTCAGTCGGCGATCGTCGAGCTCAAACACTTTTTTGGCGATAAACAGGCTGTAAAACCGATAGGCGATGCTGTAACACGATACCGCAGCGATAACCAACCACACGGCATTGACGTGTTCACCGCGGCTTAGCGCCAGCGTGGCGAACGAAAAGGCGCCCGCCAGGCCGACTAGCAGCCAGATCACAATGCTCTTTACGTTACTCATAACAACGGCTCCTTCGTTATTCAGAAAAGGTATAGCGCAGGTGTTAATGCAATTTAACAATAGTGGGTTTAATGGCGAAGAGAAGGGAATGGATGAGAAAATGTGAGCGAACGTGAATTTCTGTAAAGAAACTTAAAGAGTAAACAAGGGTTAACGTGCTAACGCGGTAAAAATAGGTGCAATAAAAACCAGACGGAACTGCCTGATAAACGATCGGTTTCAGCGTGTGATGAAGGGAACCGATGCAGATAATCATCGTTAAAAATGCGCGGTGACATAACCCGCGCACTTCTGCATGCTACGCCTATCTCATCAATGGCATTCCAGAGATTCAGTCAGGTGACTGCTGCGTTTATCGACCACACCAACCGCGATGGCAAGAATCAGCGCACTGAGTGACAGGATCCCGCCAGCCCAGTTTGGCGCAGTGAAGCCGAATCCACTGGCGATAACGCTCCCACCCACCCAGGCACCGAGGGCATTACCAAGATTAAAGAGACCAATATTGACCGCTGAAGCCAGCGT
This region includes:
- the osmB gene encoding osmotically-inducible lipoprotein OsmB, with the translated sequence MKLNKRFATAALAITLAVTLAGCSNMSKRDRNTAIGAGAGAVGGAILTDGGTLGTLGGAAIGGLIGRQVDK
- a CDS encoding sugar-binding transcriptional regulator — translated: MSKQDEQRLLVKIATLYYSEGMKQAEIAASLHLSQSFVSRAITRCVKEGVVKISVIQPPNMFMGLEAAVQKRYGIDQAIVVDVADNATLAQIKQAIGSAAAHYVQTSIRPDDLVGISSWSSTLRAMVDSLHPQSVKAQGVIQLLGGVGPNGNVQATILTQTLANQLSCPAYLLPAQSIERSVEDRARLVTSDEVSSVVDKFSEVSLALVGIGVLEPSQLLKNSGNYYHEAMLQQLAERGAVGDLCLHYYNAEGEPVLQDDEDPVIGMALPQLRQCPRVVALAGGIEKSAAIRGALTGHYVDVLITDRLTAKTLI
- the yciH gene encoding stress response translation initiation inhibitor YciH, with amino-acid sequence MNMRRDENSQLVYSTETGRIKPEEEQVVRPKGDGIVRIQRQTSGRKGKGVCLISGLDLADAALDKLAAELKKKCGCGGSVKDGVIEIQGDKRDLLKQLLEAKGMKVKLAGG
- the lapB gene encoding lipopolysaccharide assembly protein LapB, giving the protein MLELLFLLLPVAAAYGWYMGRRSAQQDKEQESNRLSREYVTGVNFLLSNQQDKAVELFLDMLKDDSNTFEAHLTLGNLFRSRGEVDRAIRIHQALTESASLTFEQRLLAVQQLGRDYMAAGLYDRAEESFNQLVDEEDFQRSALQQLLQIYQATSDWPTAIDVAEKLVKMGKDQLRVDIAHFYCELALLAMGSDDLDKALTLLKKGATADSQCARASIMMGRIYMAQQDYSRAVEALRQVLDQDKELVSETLPMLQECYQHLDQPLDWANFLRRCVEENTGATAELMLVDILEREEGAEVAQAYINRQLQRHPTMRVFHRLMDFHLHEAEDGRTKENLQGLRDMVGEQIRTKPRYSCRKCGFTSQSLYWQCPSCRTWASVKPIRGLDGQ
- the araD gene encoding L-ribulose-5-phosphate 4-epimerase encodes the protein MLETLKKQVLEANLALPQHNLVTFTWGNVSAVDRQRGLMVIKPSGVEYSAMTLEDMVVVELESGKVVEGTKKPSSDTDTHRVLYLEFADIGGIVHTHSRHATIWAQAGKDIPAWGTTHADYFYGPIPCTRLMTDGEINGRYEWETGRVIVETFRQCGISPVDVPAVLVNSHGPFAWGKDADNAVHNAVVLEELAYMGIFSRQLTPQLGEMQQTLLDKHYLRKHGKNAYYGQ
- the pyrF gene encoding orotidine-5'-phosphate decarboxylase; the protein is MKNENLQQKNQTVSSPIVVALDYANQQAALSFVDRIDPQDCRLKVGKEMFTLFGPQFVQTLQQRGFDVFLDLKFHDIPNTVAHAVAAAADLGVWMVNVHASGGSRMMTAAKEALVPFGKEAPLLIAVTVLTSMDEDDLRGLGITLSPAEQAEKLAVLTHNSGLDGVVCSAHEAQRLKQVCGQAFKLVTPGIRPAGSDVGDQRRIMTPIQAQQAGVDYMVIGRPITQSADPAQTLREIRASLLNGAAS
- a CDS encoding LapA family protein, with amino-acid sequence MKYLLIFLLVLAIFIISVTLGAHNDQVVTFNYLLAQGEYRISTLLATLFALGFALGWVICGLFYLRQRIALGRAQRKIKRLEQQLSTSTEENVTPVQTATH